From a region of the Oncorhynchus keta strain PuntledgeMale-10-30-2019 chromosome 13, Oket_V2, whole genome shotgun sequence genome:
- the LOC118373070 gene encoding PR domain zinc finger protein 12-like has product MGSVLPAEALALKSGFKCQSRSLSDIITSDILHSFLYGRWRNVIGEHLMEDRQSSISPKTAFTAEVLAQSFAGEVQKLSSLVLPSEVIIAQSSIPGEGLGIFSKTWIKAGTEMGPFTGRVISPEHVDLLKNNNLMWEVFNGDGTVRYFIDASQEDHRSWMTYIKCARNEQEQNLEVVQIGSSIFYRAAETIPPDQELLVWYGNSHNTFLGIPGVPGTEEHQRKSRNEDSHSCDGSSFCSPSSSSSSSVTSRMRCVICHRGFNSRSNLRSHMRIHTLDKPFVCRFCNRRFSQSSTLRNHVRLHTGERPYKCHVCQSAYSQLAGLRAHQKSARHRPGAAGTDTASQVSPPPPPINSLTQHQVPLVHHIPTIVL; this is encoded by the exons ATGGGCTCGGTATTACCCGCAGAGGCTTTAGCCCTAAAGTCTGGATTTAAATGTCAGAGTCGGTCCTTATCTGATATTATCACCTCAGACATTCTGCACAGTTTCTTGTATGGAAGGTGGAGAAATGTGATCGGGGAGCATCTGATGGAGGATAGACAGAGTAGCATCAGTCCCAAGACAGCCTTCACAGCTGAGGTCCTCGCGCAGTCCTTCGCTGGAG AGGTTCAGAAGCTCTCCAGCCTGGTGCTGCCCAGTGAGGTGATCATTGCCCAGAGCTCTATCCCTGGCGAGGGCCTGGGCATTTTCTCCAAGACCTGGATCAAGGCGGGCACAGAGATGGGTCCGTTCACTGGCAGGGTAATCTCCCCTGAGCACGTAGACCTGCTCAAGAACAACAACCTCATGTGGGAG GTGTTCAACGGGGACGGCACGGTGCGCTACTTCATTGATGCCAGCCAGGAGGACCATCGCAGCTGGATGACCTATATCAAGTGTGCACGCAACGAACAGGAGCAGAACCTGGAGGTGGTGCAGATCGGCAGCAGCATCTTCTACAGAGCTGCAGAG ACTATCCCCCCAGACCAGGAGCTGCTGGTGTGGTATGGAAACTCCCACAACACCTTCCTTGGTATTCCCGGCGTTCCCGGTACTGAGGAGCATCAGAGAAAGAGCCGGAATG AGGACTCTCACTCCTGTGACGGCTCTTCATTttgctccccctcctcctcttcttcctcgtcTGTGACCAGCCGCATGCGCTGCGTCATCTGCCACCGGGGCTTCAACTCTCGTAGCAACCTGCGCTCCCACATGCGCATCCACACCCTGGACAAGCCCTTTGTATGTCGCTTCTGCAACCGCCGCTTCAGCCAGTCGTCCACCCTGCGCAACCACGTGCGCCTGCACACCGGAGAGCGCCCCTACAAGTGCCATGTGTGCCAGAGTGCCTACTCCCAACTGGCAGGGCTACGGGCACACCAGAAGAGTGCCAGGCACAGACCAGGGGCGGCGGGCACAGACACTGCCTCCCAAgtctcacctcctcccccaccGATCAACAGCCTGACCCAACACCAGGTCCCCCTGGTTCACCATATCCCCACCATAGTGCTatga
- the LOC118373062 gene encoding exosome complex component RRP4-like produces MAADMRLPTIRKQVSLSSSLSALDGKDLVVPGDVITSDTGFMRGHGTYMDEEKLTASVAGEVERVNKLICVRPLKTRFNGEVGDVVVGRVTEVQQKRWKVDTNSRLDSVLLLSSVNLPGGELRRRSAEDELTMRDYLQEGDLISAEVQSVFSDGALSLHTRSLKYGKLGQGVLVQLSPSLIKRQKTHFHNLPCGASIILGNNGFVWLYPTPGHQDEEAGGYYTSLEPVSLSDREVISRLRNCLLALGAHKVLLYDTSVLYCYESSLPHQIKDILKPEVMEEIVMMTRQKLVELEG; encoded by the exons ATGGCTGCGGATATGAGATTGCCAACTATTCGGAAACAAGTATCGTTATCATCCTCTCTGTCTGCTTTGGATGGAAAAGATCTAGTTGTTCCCGGTGATGTGATCACATCAGATACAGGGTTTATGAG GGGTCATGGGACTTATATGGATGAAGAAAAACTAACAGCCTCTGTGGCAGGAGAGGTGGAAAGAGTGAACAAGCTCATCTGTGTACGGCCGCTCAAGACCAG GTTCAACGGGGAGGTTGGAGATGTGGTGGTTGGGAGGGTCACAGAG GTGCAGCAGAAGCGCTGGAAGGTGGACACCAACTCCAGACTGGACTCTGTGTTGCTGCTGTCCTCTGTCAATCTGCCCGGAGGAGAGCTG AGGAGACGGTCAGCAGAAGATGAGCTCACCATGAGAGACTACCTTCAGGAGGGGGACCTCATCAGT GCAGAGGTACAGTCTGTTTTCTCAGATGGGGCGCTCTCTCTTCACACCCGCAGTTTAAAGTATGGAAAG TTGGGGCAAGGAGTTCTTGTGCAGCTATCTCCCTCTTTGATCAAGAGACAGAAAACCCACTTCCACAACCTGCCTTGTGGGGCCTCCATCATCCTGGGCAATAATGGCTTTGTGTGGCTGTACCCCACCCCAGGACATCAGGACGAGGAGGCTGGAGGATACTACACCAGTCTGGAG cctgtctctctctcagatcgGGAGGTGATCTCACGGTTGAGGAACTGCTTGCTGGCCTTGGGGGCACACAAGGTGCTTCTGTACGACACCAGTGTGCTCTACTGTTACGAGTCATCACTCCCACACCAG ATCAAGGATATCTTAaaaccagaggtgatggaggagattGTGATGATGACGCGTCAGAAACTTGTCGAACTGGAGGGTTAG